The following nucleotide sequence is from Methanolinea sp..
ATCATTGAGGATTTCTAAAAAACCGGACTTCAACCGTAAAAGCTCTATCTTAGCTGATCAAAGCAATCCCAAATGATCTTTGAGACGCTTGGGCCGAACGAAGCCTATAAGAGAGTAACCATTCTCAAGGGCTCCCAAAATTACACGAGGTGTCATTCGGGATGCAGCCATAATTACCGCCGACCGGGGGGCTACCTCATCTGAGGCATCATGTGGTAAAGAAGGGGAGAGCAGGAGAAGCAAGGGTAGTACGGGGGGAAGCACCATGCTTCAGTTACAAGTTTCATGGGCTTTACAGACCGAGAAGGTCATCTGATCCGGCGCATCGAGACTTCCACTACATCAGTCCATGACAGCCAGGTAGACTCTTTCGATGCCGGGCGAGACTGTGTATCGGGATAAGGGTTATTTCAGGGGCAATCACGTGCAGCATTGGATAACCATTGAAACGGGCGGCCCGGGGCCGTCCACTGACCATCAGGGATAAACGCAGGAATCGTGCAATCAGCAGAGTGAGTAGTTCTAACTATGATTTTGTCCGCTGGGGATACTCAAACGGCAGGGAGTCTGGTAGCAGTAGCTATCAAAGACTTCAGAAAAATGCCTGCATACAATAATTACCACAATTACCTGGGATTTTGTGCAGGACTATCCATTAATTGGGGATACAGAAGCACATTGTAAAGGTGAAATTAACTAAATATGGGATAAGACTTTCCCATAATCCGACAGCATGCAGTCTTAGTTCAGCCTGATACTCGCTGAACATTTCGAGCATTTTATCCGAATCGGCCTTTTTGATGTTTCAATGACGGCAACCTTTGATCCCATGTAGGTCCGCTCGGTGCTACATTTCGGGCATTTCACACGGATGCTTGTTATCACTTCCACCACCCTCTATTCATACCTCGATAGGCCGGTCCCATTCAGCACCAGGACCGGCCATAAAGATTCCGCGGGCGTGCCTGCACCTCATGTTGTGCGGTAGACGGCCAAATCCCGAAAATTTTAATATCCTGTTATTTGTATTTTAACCTACATTTCGCAGGTCGACCTCACAAAATAATATTTTCCGAACGCTGGCCCCATGACATCAAGAATTTGAATCACTTCCTCGTCCAGATTCACGATAAACCGCTGTATCTGCGAATTTAGGGTGACTGTGACTTCCGCCGGTCTCATGAACAGAGTAAAGATCCATTTCATGGTCGGGTTCTGGATTGGCTTTTTTGCATGGTTTTTCACCGTTTTCCCTGTCTTTTGAGTTGGGACCGGATATGCCACTCGGCTACTGCATAGACGAATAGGCAGAGCACCATAACCATGGAAAGCGCTTCAATCCTGGTCTCTTTCTTCAGGAAAACTTCGGCAACCCGGAAACTCTTATCCTTCAGAAACCGGAACCCCCGCTCAACCGATTGCTGCCCCTTATAATATTTCAGGATAGTGTCCGGATCCAGGTCAAGATCATTTGTTGCCAGGATGAACCGTCCGAGACGTGCTTTCTCCTGCTCGATCACATCCGGAACGATCTCAAGCGGTGAATCGACGAAGAAAACTGTCTCAACAGCCTCATCCTTGCCCGGGCGCCCTTTTCTTCCGTTCTTCTTTTTCGTCTTTGAGAATACTTGGACCCTATCAGCGGACAGGTAAGGGTACGCATCAAACCACAACCGTGCAGCCATGCGTGCATCGGGCTCACAGGCAAATTCCTTGGCACAGAGCTCTTCCATGATTTACGCGCTTTATCCAGCCGCTTGGCCAGGTTCCTCACATAGTTATTCTCACCTGCCATCCGCCTCTTCTCGGAATGTACCACGGTCCATTTCTGGTCAATTCCGGCGTAGGTAACGAGACGCTCATGAAACGAGTATCCTTCCTCCTTCCCCGGGACCATGGGAATATCGGCAAACAGCAGCGACTTGACTTCATCGATGGTAGCAGGGGGATGGCTGATCCAGAAGGTATGCTGGCCGAGTGTCTGCAGGTTGGGAGCGGTATAGAACGCACTGTCGGCGATATAGTAGGCCTTGTCTTCGAGATTCAGGTTCTGCTGTACCTTACGAATGGTCTCAAGGAGGATCTTCTTGTCTGACTCATTGCCGGAGTACGGCTGAGTGAACAGCGGGATGCCGTGATGGTTGGTTACCATCGCAAGGACGAACTGCTTGAGGTCCCAGCGGTGATCTTTATTGTGACCGTAGGTGATCTTGATGGTCCGGAAGTCGTCATCGTCATCGGTGTCATAGTCACCGTGAACACTGAAACTGGTTGTGTCAGCATGGAGGAGGTGGGTGCCAAACGAGAGTTTTTCCATGACTGCCACTACGATATCATTGAACAGGTCGGTGCTTCCATACTCGTAGATACGGTCGAGTGTCCGGAGGAGAACATCGTCGTTCAGGTGGTCCGGGGTAACACCAGGGCCGAATAACTGTTCTGTCGAGAGGTTGGTGAAAAATCGCGAGAAGAAATAGAGCCGGCGTTCATTGAAGCCTAGACCGTTCAGGAGCATGGCCTTGACAATCGCTGAATGGGGGAGGATATGGTTCCGTGTCTTGGGCAGGGCGTCATCGATTACTGCTGATATTCCGAGTTCATCGATCATGCCGGCCACCAGACCGAGATGGGCAATCTGCTTAGAACTGAAATTCTTCGCCGTGAATTGAGATACAGGCTCCACAGAATATGTATTGCTGCGCTAAGATATAACCCTAAGTATTTTATTTCCAGAAATCGTGGGGCCACGTGCGAAAGGTGGGTTTTAATTAAGAATGATATATATTAAACAAATTGAATCATTGGAGAATAGTTTTGGAGATACTGTAAATCTGGACCCTTTACCTCCCTTTCATTTAATTCCATTAGATATTAATACAGTAAACAAGGCAGCGAAGAAAATTGGAGAATATATTGGGTTAGGAAAATACATTTTTGTTGTTAATAATAAGCGACTTGATGAGAAAACGGGGGCCCACATTGAACTGCAACATGAAGAAAATTATGTATTTCTTGAGATTTCCGAAAATCTTGATAATGAATTATCAATTTTAGCAGCACTATCCCATGAATTATCGCATAAATTTCTTCATATCCATGGATTTTATTCTGGCTTAAACAATCAAAGCACATTGGAAAGTGAAATCTTTACTGACATCACCGCCGTATATTTGGGTTTAGGTAAATTGATGCTTAATGGATGTAAAGTTGACATTAGCTATGGCAAGCATTCAATAACCCAGAGCATTGGTTATTTGGATCGTGATCAGCTGGCTTATGTTTATTATCTCGTTTGTAAGATGAGGGAAATTCCAACCACTGTATATCAACACGATCTCACACCAGATGCTAAAAATGCGGTTTCTAAGTGGTTCAATACGGATTTTGATAAGAGCCAAAAACTGGGCATTCTTGCCCTCAAAGATATATGTGAATTCTATAAAATGAGGAAATCAATGGATACCTCATTGGTCGCTATTAATGACCGAATAAGATTTGCAAAGTCCAATGTCGATAAATTGCTCTCTCAACTATCTCTAACGAAACAAAATCAAGACCGGATAAACCGCACTCACTGGTTCTGGGATGTCTCGGAAAAAGACGATAAAAAGTTTGCGGAATTTACAATTGCCAATTATTTAGGGGATAATCCCGCAACACTCGTTAAAATCGAGAAAGTCCTCAATAACCTCGAGACTCAGAGAGTTACCTTAGTAAGAAATATAAAAACACTCGGAGAGAAACAGAAACGTCTACTACTTCCTTTTCAAAAAAATATGATTTCGCTCGATAATAAACTTAAACTGATTGAAAATCAGATATCTTCAATCTCAACTCAGCTTGAAACCATCAATAACCTTCAGAAAAAATATTTCTCAAAGATTAATCTCATCAAAACCAAATGTGGAGATGTTCAAAATCAAATTAAAGAATATAAGGAAATGTTCAATGAAGTCTTTTCTTTGAACAAATATTTTCAAGGAAATTTACAGGTTTGGGACATATACAAAAAAGACAAAGCCCTTTGGATAGAAATTCAAAATCTAATAGAATCAGAGGAATTTTCCAAACAATTAGCTCTCACATATGATTGGGTTCGAGCCACTGAACAATTACTTGGCTCTCTCCAAAACATAGATCCGGAATATTTCCCTAAAAATACCAATCTATCGATTATACAAAGTCGGTTAGAAGGTGAATATCAGGATCTTGCCAAAAATATTGATCAGTTGGCAAATATTCGAAAATCACAGAAAAATGAAATTGCGCATTTTCTTAAAAGGAATATGGAACTCTTGGATAAGCTTGATGAGATTTTTGATGTTATTAAAGATGAAGAGAAAATATTAGATCTGATTCGGAAGCGTCAAATATGGATTTTCGACAGACATCAAGTGCTCGAAATAGACACAAAGGACGAAGAAGAATTCAACGCCATTACACGTTCAATTTATACCTGCAATTTTGAAGGCGAATTATCTCGAATTCGAAGAATAACTGAAAAGATTACTAATGAAGTACATTCCAACATTGAAAATATTCAGGGATTAAGGGAAGCATCGAAGGTAATTAGTATTGATGTTTTTGAAGAGGAATATCAACAGGACTTTAATTCGTTGGAAGAAATTAAAAACCAAATCTCAAAGTGGCGTGCTCTGCAATTGAAATATTATAAAAAATGGAAAAAACAAGGGGGGTCTATTTCGAATCAATTTATGAAAATTTTGAAAAAAAAGAAATAATTCTCTTGGAATTTAGTGAGCCCACCGCCAGAGAAGGGCAAGAAAAGAGATTCAGTTTGATTTCTGCATCCAGTTTATAGCAGATGCTGCATGGTTCATTTAATGCAGGACGACCTCGTTTTCCGCCCATACGATGAGTGACGGTGTAGATCTGCATGCTGGTGAATTCAAACACTGAATGTTCCTTGATCCATCGATCCAGCAGGTGATCATCCGGTTGAGGAACTGGTCGTCACCTGACCCCTCGGCCTTCGCCACCCACCATACGCAACGCTCTGGGATGGTGCAGACCCTCACCCTCCGTTCCCTCGTCACGGTCCGGTACTCAATAGGCTCCCGGATGCTGGTGGTCGCGGACTTGAGAATCTCCTGCACCTCATCGGAGAGCGTTGTGCCATCGAGCACAATCACTGAGCTAGGCTGCATACCATCCAGGTAGTAGAATTGGGAAAACAGAACACAAGTTTTGATAGTGCATATTCCGAGGACCAGTCCATAACAATTATGACTCGAAAATATTTCGAAAATCCCTGACCTGCGCCTGGGGTGAGGTTAAAAAGAAGGGGTTAAAACCTTCGATTCTTACGCCCCGGCCGGGATTTGAACCCGGGTCAAAAGCTCCGCAGGCTTCTAGGATATCCACTACCCTACCGGGACACTGGGAAGACAATACCAACGAATGATACGTCTTCATATGAAAATGACGTGGGATGGTATAACGTTTTTGAATGCCCTCCTTTTGCCGTGGAACAAACTGGTAAATATCCCTGGCACACAAGGAGGGCATAGTGAACCATGGACAGGGATTTCATCGTATTTCACGGCAATCTACAGCAACTACTGAATAAAGTCGAAACCGGCGAGCTGATTCCGAAACTGCAGGCATCGCATGCTCCCATGTGCAAGTTTTTCACCGCATACTATGTCATCAGTGGAATCCGTCATGTCGTTCCCCTGGTACACGGTCCTACCGGGTGCCCCCTCTACATGTCTGATTTTGTCAGGACCAGGGAATGTTGCGAGATACGGGGAATTCCGCTTGAACCGACGGCCTGTACCACTCTTGATGAGAGCCACGTCATTTATGGAGGTGAAGGAAAACTCCTTGAAGCAGTGCAGGAAGCGTACAGGAAGTATCATCCTGACTTAATCGTTATCCTCTCCTGTTGCTGTTCGGGAATCATCGGTGATGACGTCGAGAGCATTGCACGGGAGGCTGAAAGGCTGGTCGGTTGCCGGGTGCTGGCGTTGCGGAGCGAAGGCTTCGGTGGGGACTTCCGGAGCGGCTATGAAGATGCTTTCAGGCTCATCATGGAACTGATGGAGCCCCCGAAAACAACGATGAAAGGGGCAATCAACATCCTCGGGGCCCGGTGGGGCCCTCCTCCCACGGAGTTTGACTGGGATATTGATGAGATCGAACGGCTCCTCCGTGATACCGGGATACGGATCAATGCTGTCATTGCAGGAGGATGCACCGTTGATCAGATCAGGCATGCCCGGGAGGTCGAACTGAATGCCTCGTGGTGCTACGACTGGGGCCAGAAGCTTGGGGATCTCATGCAGGAACGGTTTGGCATCCCCTACAGCAAGACCGGGCAGCCCTACGGTCT
It contains:
- a CDS encoding nitrogenase associated protein, with translation MDRDFIVFHGNLQQLLNKVETGELIPKLQASHAPMCKFFTAYYVISGIRHVVPLVHGPTGCPLYMSDFVRTRECCEIRGIPLEPTACTTLDESHVIYGGEGKLLEAVQEAYRKYHPDLIVILSCCCSGIIGDDVESIAREAERLVGCRVLALRSEGFGGDFRSGYEDAFRLIMELMEPPKTTMKGAINILGARWGPPPTEFDWDIDEIERLLRDTGIRINAVIAGGCTVDQIRHAREVELNASWCYDWGQKLGDLMQERFGIPYSKTGQPYGLDATKEWLLGVAGPLGREREALEVIKGETRKVEDDLAYLKRALAGKTAIIEISEFPGPIRALSLARMAEEFGAYPVVINVHPYTIKERMPSIKFILETGINPEIILTRGLFHLGSFRSSKETEDELEAIVRDYDDPIFFGNAGRFPPCPVVNLTLMNPAFQPQYGFRGITNIAALVRQALENNHLPRSRLLRGMLYGPTTK